Proteins encoded within one genomic window of Persephonella sp.:
- a CDS encoding DUF465 domain-containing protein produces MTREEAIKILLETDEEFKKWHDERQELKWKIQKLEKHYPPDPELEAEEERMKRRKLYLKDMMEQRIKEFLEKNK; encoded by the coding sequence ATGACAAGAGAAGAAGCCATCAAAATTTTACTTGAGACAGACGAAGAATTCAAAAAATGGCATGATGAGAGACAGGAACTGAAATGGAAGATACAAAAGCTTGAAAAGCATTATCCACCTGATCCTGAACTTGAAGCCGAAGAAGAAAGAATGAAAAGAAGAAAACTGTATCTTAAAGACATGATGGAACAGAGAATTAAAGAATTTCTGGAAAAAAACAAATAA
- the gatB gene encoding Asp-tRNA(Asn)/Glu-tRNA(Gln) amidotransferase subunit GatB, translating to MGEFEPVIGLEVHVQMATRTKCFCSCRVEYGAEPNTNVCPVCLALPGSLPVLNKKALEYAVKASLALNCKVHQLSVFARKNYFYPDLPKGYQISQYDKPLATDGYIDIKVEGKTERVRIHRLHMEEDAGKTIHEGGYSYVDLNRAGTPLMEIVSEPDIRSAVGARLYLEKLRNIMRYIGVSDADMEKGQLRCDVNISLRPKGEEKFGTKVEIKNINSFRFVQKAIEYEIERQAKILRKGGEIVQETRLFDEKTGKTFTMRSKEEAHDYRYFPDPDLIPVRITSDYIQKIKNSLPELPDEKEKRYVEQFKLTEYDAEVLVADKERADYFEKVVKIYPENPKSIANWIINELLGKLNEEGLDINKSPVKPEHIAQIVQLIDSGAISSKIAKQVFDEVFKTGKEPKQIVEEKGLKQVSDEGEIRNIVEEVLSNHPEEVKRYREGNTKLMGFFVGQVMKATKGKANPKLVNKILSELLNG from the coding sequence ATGGGAGAGTTTGAACCTGTTATTGGGCTTGAAGTTCATGTGCAGATGGCAACAAGAACAAAATGTTTCTGCTCTTGCAGGGTTGAGTATGGGGCAGAGCCAAACACAAACGTATGCCCTGTATGTCTTGCACTTCCAGGAAGTCTTCCTGTCTTGAATAAAAAAGCTCTTGAGTATGCTGTAAAAGCTTCCCTTGCACTTAACTGCAAGGTTCATCAGCTTTCTGTTTTTGCAAGGAAAAATTATTTTTATCCTGATCTTCCTAAGGGGTATCAGATATCACAGTATGATAAGCCTCTTGCAACAGACGGTTATATTGATATAAAGGTGGAAGGAAAAACTGAAAGGGTCAGGATACACAGACTTCATATGGAAGAAGACGCAGGAAAAACTATACATGAAGGTGGATACTCTTATGTTGATCTTAATAGAGCCGGAACTCCATTAATGGAAATAGTTTCGGAGCCTGATATAAGATCTGCAGTTGGAGCAAGGCTTTACCTTGAAAAGCTGAGGAACATAATGAGATACATTGGTGTATCTGATGCAGATATGGAAAAGGGTCAGCTCAGATGCGACGTTAACATATCCCTTAGACCTAAAGGGGAGGAAAAGTTTGGAACAAAGGTTGAGATAAAGAATATAAACTCATTCAGGTTTGTCCAGAAAGCTATAGAGTATGAGATAGAAAGGCAGGCAAAGATTTTGAGAAAAGGTGGAGAGATAGTTCAGGAAACAAGACTTTTTGATGAAAAAACGGGAAAAACTTTCACAATGAGATCAAAAGAGGAGGCACACGACTACAGATACTTTCCTGATCCTGATCTTATTCCTGTAAGAATAACATCAGACTACATACAAAAAATAAAAAACTCCCTTCCTGAGCTTCCAGACGAAAAGGAAAAAAGGTATGTTGAGCAGTTTAAACTGACTGAATACGATGCAGAGGTTCTTGTTGCTGATAAAGAAAGGGCTGATTATTTTGAAAAAGTCGTAAAAATCTATCCTGAAAACCCAAAATCTATAGCTAACTGGATAATAAATGAGCTTTTAGGGAAACTTAATGAGGAAGGTCTTGATATAAATAAAAGTCCTGTAAAACCTGAACATATAGCCCAGATCGTTCAGCTTATAGACAGTGGAGCGATATCATCAAAAATAGCTAAGCAGGTTTTTGATGAGGTATTCAAAACAGGAAAAGAACCTAAACAGATAGTTGAGGAAAAAGGTCTTAAACAGGTATCAGATGAGGGTGAGATAAGAAATATAGTTGAGGAAGTTTTGTCTAACCACCCTGAAGAGGTAAAAAGGTATAGGGAAGGAAATACAAAACTTATGGGATTTTTTGTAGGTCAGGTTATGAAAGCAACGAAGGGAAAAGCAAACCCAAAACTTGTAAACAAAATACTTTCTGAGCTTCTTAACGGATAG
- a CDS encoding nucleotidyltransferase substrate binding protein, whose translation MACGERILKKLTQTEKAFRKLKEIENLTDELKDEILYEVSAKRFEYTFESLWKTLKVFLEEEKGIISNSPMDCFKQFYKTMNLDEKFEDKILKSVRFCDEIVHIHDYETAEFIYKNPENNVFPNLKKQLLR comes from the coding sequence ATGGCATGTGGGGAAAGAATTCTTAAAAAACTTACTCAAACAGAAAAAGCCTTTAGAAAACTTAAAGAGATAGAAAATTTGACAGATGAACTTAAAGATGAAATTTTGTATGAGGTTTCGGCGAAAAGATTTGAGTATACATTCGAAAGTTTATGGAAAACTTTAAAGGTTTTTTTAGAAGAAGAAAAAGGAATAATATCCAACTCACCAATGGATTGCTTTAAGCAGTTTTACAAAACTATGAATTTAGACGAAAAGTTTGAGGACAAAATTCTAAAATCGGTTAGATTTTGTGACGAAATTGTGCATATTCATGACTACGAAACTGCAGAATTTATATATAAAAACCCTGAAAACAATGTTTTCCCTAATTTGAAGAAACAGTTGTTAAGATAA
- the rgy gene encoding reverse gyrase, which produces MEKKVIPIIYKDMCPNCGGDISSERLFKGLVCENCLPEEVPREDLCDFLGYGKFLDVCQLWSKVKDFKGFFREIIKNDLWSIQETWATRFFLNISYALLAPTGIGKTTFGLVLSKYLKDKENKKAYLIFPTQMLVNQAHERLVSFGVPEEDILAYTSKFAKTKKKQEELKERIKNNDFKILLTTTMFLYKNIDIIPKGEYGLVFVDDVDSVLKTAKNIDKVLMLLGFSQEDIEYTLKFITFKQNLFKKGQPTEEDFELLQHWQSKVQKITEKRKGVLIVSSATSNPRSKRVNLFRELLGFEVGRPSLTLRNIDDIYEKPEDVWKKSVDVIKKLGKGGLAFLSSSETRETLEKYVEFLKQNGITAVSYEELMDRIDEYREGKIQVAVGFASYRNPLARGVDLPDVIRYAVFVGVPKLQFNIRFEEEFIHLYYFMLSLTPFLARKKLLDPIQIKQLYDYINYLKIYAFIPAEKLEPEKLEKMRKIQLYVKSLIEKPEVFSAVQQSPEITLRKEGDTFILTTADVTGYIQASGRTSRLYAGGLTKGLAYLLVDDEKAFYSLQKKVRWFSEDIQFKPVDQVNLDDILKKVDQDREKVKKVLSGEFIKEERQSFLTTVVIVESPNKARTIANFFGKPLRRKLKNLDAYEIAIGERFLTIVASKGHVYDLNKEEYYFGVKKNGDLVPIFEPIDQSKDQIINSIRELDLEVNEIFIATDPDTEGEKISYDLYLNSLPYNYNIKRAEFHEVTKRAFLEALQNYRDFDVNLVKAQLVRRIADRWIGFTISQYIQQKLHRHWLSAGRVQTPVLEWIIERTDQAKQKIAIIRVNINGYPFEFQFEDRKKAKWFYDYLEFILIKELEKKEEDLYVKPFTTDIMLSEAARELRFSPQETMQLAQDLFEAGLITYHRTDSIRVSEAGVYVAKEYITENFGEEYFKPRTFSAAGGAHECIRPTRPMDADDLRSMIYTMNLQGITNRHIKLYDLIFRRFIASQMRETVVEKTTYHLKAFDQELQEDVLTRIVQHGYDLILPVKIYSIPEGKVDVKDKKSYHLKPKVPYYTFATIVQEMKEKGIGRPSTYAVTVQKLLDRHYIIERRGYLFPTKLGRTVVSLIKKREDIYRFVNENYTKELEEIMDRVERGEADYQKEIEKLFEELKNRKLFFKVEIGKYAYEE; this is translated from the coding sequence ATGGAAAAAAAGGTTATACCTATTATTTATAAAGACATGTGTCCAAACTGCGGAGGGGATATAAGCTCTGAAAGACTCTTTAAAGGTCTTGTATGTGAAAACTGTCTTCCTGAAGAAGTTCCAAGGGAAGATCTGTGCGATTTTTTAGGATACGGGAAATTCCTTGATGTATGCCAGCTGTGGAGCAAGGTAAAGGACTTTAAAGGGTTTTTCAGGGAGATCATTAAAAATGATTTATGGTCTATTCAGGAAACATGGGCAACAAGATTTTTCCTCAATATATCCTACGCACTTCTTGCCCCTACAGGAATAGGAAAGACAACATTCGGGCTTGTTTTATCAAAGTATCTTAAAGATAAAGAAAACAAAAAAGCTTATCTTATATTTCCAACACAGATGCTTGTTAATCAGGCACACGAGAGGCTCGTATCCTTTGGAGTTCCTGAGGAAGACATACTTGCATATACATCAAAATTTGCAAAAACCAAGAAAAAACAGGAAGAGTTAAAAGAAAGAATAAAAAATAACGATTTTAAAATTCTTCTGACTACAACAATGTTTCTGTATAAAAACATAGACATAATACCAAAGGGAGAGTACGGTCTTGTTTTTGTTGATGATGTTGACAGCGTTCTGAAAACAGCAAAAAATATAGACAAAGTGCTTATGCTTTTAGGCTTTTCTCAGGAGGATATAGAATACACCCTTAAGTTTATCACCTTTAAGCAGAATTTATTTAAAAAAGGACAGCCTACAGAGGAAGATTTTGAACTTCTACAGCACTGGCAGTCAAAAGTCCAGAAAATCACAGAAAAAAGAAAAGGTGTCCTGATAGTTTCATCTGCCACATCAAACCCCAGATCAAAAAGGGTAAACCTGTTTAGAGAGCTTTTAGGATTTGAGGTTGGAAGACCGTCCCTAACGCTGAGAAATATTGATGATATATACGAAAAACCTGAAGATGTATGGAAAAAAAGCGTTGATGTAATAAAAAAATTAGGAAAAGGGGGACTTGCATTCTTATCCTCTTCAGAAACCAGAGAAACACTGGAAAAGTATGTGGAATTTCTGAAACAAAACGGTATAACAGCTGTTTCTTATGAAGAGCTTATGGACAGAATAGATGAATACAGAGAAGGAAAAATTCAGGTTGCTGTAGGTTTTGCAAGCTATAGAAACCCACTTGCAAGGGGAGTAGACCTTCCAGATGTTATCAGATACGCCGTTTTTGTAGGCGTTCCGAAACTACAGTTTAATATAAGGTTTGAGGAGGAGTTTATACATCTATATTACTTTATGCTTTCTCTTACACCATTTCTTGCAAGAAAAAAGCTCCTTGATCCTATCCAGATAAAACAGCTTTACGATTACATAAACTACCTGAAGATATACGCTTTTATCCCGGCTGAAAAGCTTGAACCTGAAAAGCTTGAAAAAATGAGAAAGATACAGCTATATGTGAAAAGCCTTATAGAAAAGCCAGAAGTGTTCTCAGCTGTCCAGCAGTCTCCTGAGATAACTCTGAGAAAGGAAGGGGATACATTCATACTGACAACGGCAGATGTTACAGGGTATATACAGGCATCAGGAAGAACATCAAGACTTTATGCAGGAGGTTTAACAAAAGGTCTTGCATACCTCCTTGTTGATGATGAGAAAGCATTTTACTCCTTGCAAAAGAAAGTAAGATGGTTCAGTGAAGACATACAATTTAAGCCTGTTGATCAGGTTAACCTTGATGATATTCTGAAAAAGGTTGATCAGGACAGGGAAAAGGTTAAAAAAGTTCTGTCAGGAGAGTTTATAAAGGAAGAAAGACAGTCATTTTTGACAACAGTTGTTATTGTTGAGTCCCCAAATAAAGCCAGAACAATAGCAAACTTTTTTGGAAAGCCTCTTAGAAGAAAGCTGAAAAATCTTGATGCTTACGAGATAGCCATCGGGGAAAGATTTTTAACGATAGTTGCAAGTAAAGGGCATGTATATGATCTGAATAAAGAGGAGTATTACTTTGGTGTAAAGAAAAATGGTGATCTTGTTCCTATATTTGAACCGATAGACCAGTCTAAAGACCAGATAATAAACAGCATTAGAGAGCTTGATCTTGAGGTAAACGAGATATTTATAGCAACAGATCCTGATACTGAAGGGGAAAAAATAAGCTACGACCTTTATCTTAACTCCCTTCCTTACAACTACAACATAAAAAGGGCAGAGTTCCATGAGGTAACAAAAAGGGCATTTTTAGAAGCTCTGCAAAACTACAGGGATTTTGATGTAAATCTGGTAAAGGCACAGCTTGTAAGAAGAATAGCAGACAGATGGATAGGATTTACCATATCCCAGTATATACAGCAGAAACTCCACAGACACTGGCTTTCGGCAGGAAGAGTTCAAACACCTGTTTTAGAGTGGATCATTGAGAGAACAGATCAGGCAAAGCAGAAGATAGCGATAATCAGGGTGAATATAAATGGTTATCCTTTTGAGTTTCAGTTTGAGGATAGGAAGAAGGCAAAATGGTTTTACGACTATCTTGAGTTTATTCTGATAAAGGAGTTAGAAAAGAAAGAGGAGGATCTTTATGTAAAACCATTCACAACAGATATTATGCTTTCTGAAGCAGCAAGGGAGCTGAGATTTTCTCCTCAGGAAACGATGCAGCTTGCACAGGATCTGTTTGAAGCAGGATTGATAACATACCACAGAACAGACAGCATAAGGGTTTCAGAAGCAGGGGTTTATGTTGCAAAAGAGTACATAACAGAAAATTTTGGAGAGGAATATTTTAAACCAAGAACATTCTCAGCTGCAGGGGGAGCACACGAATGTATAAGACCAACAAGACCTATGGACGCAGATGACCTCAGATCAATGATATACACGATGAACCTACAGGGAATAACAAACAGACATATAAAGCTGTATGATCTGATATTCAGAAGGTTTATAGCATCACAGATGAGGGAAACGGTCGTTGAGAAAACAACATACCATCTCAAAGCGTTTGATCAGGAGCTTCAGGAAGATGTTTTAACAAGGATAGTTCAGCATGGATACGATCTGATACTTCCTGTTAAGATTTACTCAATACCTGAAGGAAAAGTTGATGTAAAAGATAAAAAATCATACCACCTTAAGCCGAAAGTTCCTTACTATACATTTGCCACTATTGTGCAAGAGATGAAAGAAAAAGGTATAGGAAGACCTTCCACCTATGCTGTAACAGTTCAGAAACTTTTAGACAGACATTACATAATTGAAAGGAGAGGGTATTTGTTCCCTACAAAGCTTGGAAGAACAGTAGTCTCTCTTATCAAAAAAAGAGAGGATATATATAGATTTGTTAATGAGAACTACACAAAAGAGCTTGAAGAGATTATGGACAGGGTTGAAAGGGGAGAGGCAGATTACCAGAAAGAGATTGAAAAACTGTTTGAAGAGCTGAAAAACAGAAAGCTGTTCTTTAAGGTTGAGATAGGAAAATACGCTTACGAGGAGTAA
- the ilvD gene encoding dihydroxy-acid dehydratase: MRSDIVKKGFERAPHRSLLRACGLTDEDFNKPFIGIANSYIDIIPGHVHLREFAQVVKDAVREAGGVPFEFNVIGVDDGIAMGHSGMHYSLPSRELIADSIETVVEAHKLDGLVCIPNCDKIVPGMIMAAARLNIPVIFVSGGPMAAGHLPDGRAIDLATAFEAVGAVAQGKMTENELKVIEENACPSCGSCSGMFTANSMNCLSEVLGIALPGNGSILATDPRRQELARQAGKQIIKLVEKDLKFRDIVNEQTIENAFTLDIAMGGSSNTVLHLLAIANEAEIDFPVEKIDQISRRTPTLCKLAPASHYHMEDLDRAGGISAILKELSKKGLLHLDRPTVSLKTLGEVIEDAQIKDPDVIRPITDPYSETGGLAILFGNIAPYGSVVKAAAVDPSMQVFKGTAVCFDSEEEAISGIFGGKVKEGNVVVIRYEGPKGGPGMREMLSPTSAIMGMGLGDKVSLITDGRFSGATRGACIGHISPEAAAGGPIGIIKDGDQILIDIPNRKLELLITEEEFEKRMKQFKPKQKEIKSRWLKRYSKHVTSANKGAVLEDECF, encoded by the coding sequence ATGAGAAGTGATATAGTTAAAAAAGGTTTTGAAAGGGCACCCCACAGAAGTCTTCTCAGAGCATGCGGGCTTACAGATGAGGACTTTAACAAACCTTTTATCGGAATTGCCAATTCTTATATTGACATTATTCCTGGTCATGTCCATCTGAGAGAGTTTGCACAGGTAGTTAAAGATGCCGTCAGGGAAGCAGGAGGCGTTCCATTTGAGTTTAATGTGATAGGTGTTGATGACGGAATAGCTATGGGACACTCCGGAATGCATTATTCACTGCCGAGCAGAGAGCTAATAGCTGATTCTATAGAAACTGTTGTTGAAGCACACAAACTTGACGGTCTTGTTTGCATTCCTAACTGCGACAAAATAGTTCCCGGTATGATAATGGCTGCTGCAAGGTTGAATATTCCGGTTATTTTTGTTAGTGGTGGTCCGATGGCTGCAGGTCATCTCCCTGACGGAAGAGCTATAGACCTCGCTACAGCTTTTGAGGCAGTTGGGGCTGTTGCACAGGGGAAAATGACAGAAAATGAGCTAAAAGTTATAGAAGAAAACGCCTGCCCATCATGTGGGTCATGCTCCGGAATGTTTACAGCGAACTCAATGAACTGTCTTTCTGAAGTATTAGGTATAGCTCTTCCGGGAAACGGCTCAATACTGGCAACCGATCCAAGAAGACAAGAGCTTGCCAGACAGGCAGGAAAACAGATCATAAAACTTGTTGAAAAAGACCTTAAATTCAGAGATATAGTAAATGAGCAGACAATAGAAAATGCCTTTACACTTGATATAGCGATGGGAGGATCATCCAATACAGTTCTTCACCTGCTTGCCATAGCAAATGAAGCTGAAATAGACTTCCCGGTTGAAAAAATAGACCAGATATCAAGAAGAACACCAACACTGTGCAAACTTGCACCCGCAAGCCATTACCACATGGAAGATCTTGACAGGGCAGGAGGAATATCTGCCATACTAAAAGAACTTTCCAAAAAAGGTCTTCTCCACCTTGACAGACCTACGGTAAGCCTAAAAACATTAGGTGAAGTGATAGAAGATGCTCAAATAAAAGATCCAGATGTGATAAGACCCATAACAGACCCTTACAGCGAAACAGGAGGTCTTGCAATACTTTTTGGGAACATAGCCCCATACGGAAGCGTTGTTAAGGCTGCTGCCGTTGATCCGTCTATGCAGGTCTTCAAGGGAACAGCTGTGTGTTTTGACAGTGAGGAAGAGGCTATATCTGGAATATTTGGGGGAAAGGTTAAAGAGGGAAATGTTGTTGTCATAAGATACGAAGGACCTAAAGGAGGTCCTGGCATGAGAGAGATGCTTTCTCCAACCTCTGCGATAATGGGAATGGGTCTGGGAGACAAGGTATCCCTTATAACAGACGGAAGATTTTCAGGTGCAACAAGGGGAGCATGTATTGGACACATATCACCTGAAGCTGCCGCAGGGGGACCTATAGGAATAATAAAAGACGGTGATCAGATACTCATAGACATTCCAAACAGAAAACTTGAGCTTCTCATAACTGAAGAAGAGTTTGAAAAAAGAATGAAACAGTTTAAACCAAAACAAAAAGAAATAAAAAGCAGATGGCTCAAAAGATACTCAAAACATGTAACCTCTGCAAACAAAGGGGCTGTTTTAGAAGATGAATGTTTTTGA
- the ahcY gene encoding adenosylhomocysteinase, translating to MEYHIKDISLANKGLLRIEWAEKDMPVLRQIRERFEKEKPLKGITISACLHVTTETANLMITLKAGGADVYLTASNPLSTQDDVAAALVKHFDIPTFAIHGEDTDTYYQHIKEVLDRKPNITMDDGGDLISTLHKERQELIPNIYGGTEETTTGVIRFKAMEKEGVLKFPVIAVNDAYTKHLFDNRYGTGQSTIDGILRATNRLLSGSVFVVAGYGWCGRGLAMRAEGMGSEVIVTEVDPLKALEARMDGYRVMPMTEAAKIADFIVTVTGNINVVDKQHFEVMKDGCIVANSGHFDVEINLKALREMAVSQRDIRDNVREYKMPDGRSIYVLAEGRLVNLAAAEGHPAAVMDMSFANQALSAEYLVKNHQKLQPKVYKVPDELDFEVAKLKLNAMKIQIDELTPEQVEYLSSWEHGT from the coding sequence ATGGAATACCATATAAAGGATATCTCGCTTGCTAACAAGGGTCTCCTCAGAATTGAATGGGCAGAAAAAGATATGCCAGTCTTAAGACAGATAAGGGAAAGGTTTGAGAAAGAAAAACCCCTTAAAGGGATTACTATCTCTGCCTGCCTTCATGTAACAACAGAAACTGCTAATCTTATGATTACACTGAAGGCTGGGGGTGCTGATGTTTACCTGACAGCCTCAAATCCCCTTTCAACGCAAGATGATGTTGCAGCTGCACTGGTAAAACATTTTGATATACCGACGTTTGCAATACATGGAGAGGATACAGACACATACTACCAGCATATAAAAGAGGTTTTAGACAGGAAACCTAACATCACAATGGACGACGGAGGAGATCTTATATCCACTCTCCACAAAGAAAGACAGGAGCTAATACCTAACATATACGGTGGAACAGAGGAAACAACTACAGGAGTTATAAGATTTAAAGCTATGGAAAAGGAAGGAGTGCTTAAATTTCCTGTTATAGCCGTTAACGATGCATATACAAAACATCTTTTTGACAACAGGTATGGAACTGGACAGTCAACAATTGATGGGATACTCAGAGCAACGAACAGACTGCTTTCAGGATCGGTCTTTGTTGTTGCAGGATACGGCTGGTGCGGAAGGGGACTTGCGATGAGAGCTGAGGGAATGGGATCTGAGGTCATTGTTACTGAAGTTGATCCTCTTAAAGCCCTTGAAGCAAGGATGGACGGATACAGGGTTATGCCTATGACTGAGGCTGCAAAGATAGCAGATTTTATCGTAACTGTAACAGGAAATATAAACGTGGTTGATAAACAGCATTTTGAAGTAATGAAAGATGGTTGTATTGTGGCAAACTCAGGACATTTTGATGTTGAGATAAATCTGAAAGCCCTGAGGGAAATGGCTGTATCCCAGAGGGATATCAGGGATAATGTTAGAGAATACAAAATGCCTGACGGAAGATCAATATATGTTCTGGCAGAAGGAAGGCTTGTTAACCTTGCAGCTGCTGAAGGGCACCCTGCTGCAGTTATGGATATGTCATTTGCAAATCAGGCTCTTTCAGCAGAATACCTGGTTAAAAATCATCAGAAGCTACAGCCTAAAGTTTACAAAGTCCCTGACGAACTTGACTTTGAGGTTGCAAAACTTAAACTAAATGCTATGAAGATCCAGATTGATGAATTGACACCTGAGCAGGTTGAATACCTATCAAGCTGGGAACACGGAACATAA
- a CDS encoding nucleotidyltransferase domain-containing protein encodes MNVRLKLKEQILNEIFKVLDREKVCVVLFGSSALDKGSPYSDIDIGLFYTEGIDDETFLNLKKNLNYWVDTARIIDLVDFQRVDLDFLEFALKGAVIWHVGKEFLKNLLKQKKPLENLKR; translated from the coding sequence ATGAACGTTAGACTAAAGTTAAAAGAACAGATTTTAAATGAGATATTTAAGGTTTTAGACAGAGAAAAGGTTTGTGTTGTGTTGTTTGGTTCTTCAGCGTTAGATAAAGGCTCCCCCTATTCTGATATTGATATTGGATTATTTTATACAGAAGGAATAGATGATGAAACATTTTTAAATCTAAAAAAAAACTTAAATTACTGGGTTGACACAGCAAGAATTATTGACCTGGTAGATTTTCAGAGAGTAGATCTGGATTTTTTAGAGTTTGCTTTAAAAGGAGCTGTCATATGGCATGTGGGGAAAGAATTCTTAAAAAACTTACTCAAACAGAAAAAGCCTTTAGAAAACTTAAAGAGATAG
- the metK gene encoding methionine adenosyltransferase, which yields MKIIKSAESVCQGHPDKTADIIADAILDELIIKDPYTRASIEVLITTGLVHVSGELSTDAYVDIPNIARGTLIEIGYTKPEYGFDGYTAGVISTISDQSPEIALGVPSEGAGDTCIVVGYATNETENLMPLPCNIANKITQTIDELRKDDIIPFFRPDGKAVVVTQYENGKPIRVDSITVLVQHEPYVSELDIKNAVEEKVLKNAVPQQFIDQKTKVVINPIGRFIIGGPMADTGLTGRKTIADAYGTAAASGGSAFSGKDPTKIDRSASYMARYIAKHIVASGIANECNVEMVYVIGGDYPVSFNIKVDTDIDTQKLNKKVKDLFDLSPTGIIEKLDLRRPIYRKTSSYGHFGRRGEEFLWEEIDKKILEELKDVP from the coding sequence ATGAAAATTATCAAAAGTGCTGAGTCTGTATGTCAGGGGCACCCTGACAAAACAGCAGACATCATAGCAGATGCGATATTAGACGAGCTTATTATAAAAGATCCATACACACGGGCATCAATAGAAGTTCTTATTACAACAGGGCTCGTCCATGTTTCTGGAGAACTTTCTACAGATGCATATGTAGATATCCCTAACATAGCAAGAGGAACCCTAATAGAGATAGGATACACAAAGCCAGAATACGGTTTTGACGGTTATACTGCCGGTGTTATATCAACAATAAGCGACCAGAGTCCTGAAATAGCTCTTGGTGTGCCCTCTGAAGGTGCAGGTGACACATGTATAGTTGTTGGATATGCAACTAACGAAACAGAAAATCTGATGCCCCTTCCCTGCAACATTGCCAATAAAATAACCCAGACTATTGATGAGCTCAGGAAAGATGATATTATCCCATTTTTCAGACCAGATGGGAAAGCTGTTGTTGTAACCCAGTATGAAAATGGGAAGCCGATTAGGGTAGATTCTATTACCGTTCTGGTTCAGCACGAGCCCTATGTTTCTGAACTTGATATAAAAAATGCTGTTGAGGAAAAGGTTTTAAAAAATGCTGTTCCACAACAGTTTATTGATCAGAAAACCAAAGTAGTTATCAACCCGATAGGCAGATTTATCATAGGGGGACCTATGGCAGACACAGGTTTAACAGGTAGAAAAACAATAGCCGATGCTTATGGAACAGCAGCAGCATCAGGAGGAAGTGCTTTTTCAGGAAAAGATCCAACAAAGATAGACAGATCAGCTTCCTATATGGCAAGATACATAGCAAAACATATAGTTGCTTCAGGTATAGCTAATGAGTGCAACGTTGAGATGGTTTATGTTATTGGAGGCGATTATCCTGTTTCTTTTAACATAAAGGTTGACACAGACATAGATACGCAGAAATTAAATAAAAAAGTAAAAGATTTATTTGATCTTTCTCCTACAGGAATAATAGAAAAATTGGATCTGAGAAGACCTATTTATAGAAAAACCTCCTCTTATGGTCATTTTGGGAGGAGAGGTGAGGAATTTTTATGGGAAGAGATAGATAAAAAAATTCTGGAGGAATTAAAAGATGTCCCTTGA